One Cupriavidus oxalaticus genomic region harbors:
- a CDS encoding thiolase family protein: protein MSTKPVAAIIGMGDAYASRADRKDPLQLAAEATRRALQDAGITKDQVDAVYTGRSPWADKRSQWSNIFISHMQMPVKRTSEITMHGAGLTATLAVASEMIATGQAEYVLCLQSDATELFVDAVAMGAEADADPQFEVPYGPIIPAACRYLHEFGLTEADLAEVAVANQRWGVHHPHAAKARFGEIDRETVLASPYVATPLRRWMCSTWGGGTGGALVITSPERAKAARNPVYLIGYGSATTHEYLGDRMNMRSCKFPELGAMPNLIYTATAAAASQAYAMSGLSPADIDMAQVSVNFAHMGPIVMEDLGFAKKGRGIDLYREGRTGVDGDLPTDTNGGWLSFGQPGISCNMDSMVEAVRQLRGEALGLAPARRPKTVLVQGAGGMLAAGSVLLLSSST from the coding sequence CGGATCGCAAGGACCCGCTGCAGCTAGCCGCCGAAGCCACGCGGCGCGCGCTGCAGGACGCGGGCATTACCAAGGACCAGGTCGACGCCGTCTACACCGGCCGCTCGCCCTGGGCGGACAAGCGCTCGCAGTGGAGCAACATCTTCATCTCCCACATGCAGATGCCGGTGAAGCGCACCAGCGAGATCACCATGCACGGCGCCGGGCTCACTGCCACGCTGGCGGTGGCCTCGGAGATGATCGCCACGGGCCAGGCAGAGTACGTACTGTGCCTGCAGAGCGACGCGACCGAGCTCTTTGTCGATGCCGTGGCAATGGGTGCCGAGGCCGATGCCGATCCGCAGTTCGAGGTGCCGTATGGCCCGATCATCCCGGCCGCGTGCCGCTACCTCCATGAGTTCGGCCTGACCGAAGCTGACCTCGCGGAGGTCGCGGTGGCCAACCAGCGCTGGGGCGTGCATCACCCGCATGCTGCCAAGGCGCGCTTCGGCGAGATCGACCGCGAGACCGTGCTTGCGTCGCCCTATGTCGCCACGCCGCTACGGCGCTGGATGTGCTCCACCTGGGGCGGCGGCACCGGCGGCGCGCTGGTGATCACTTCGCCGGAACGGGCAAAGGCGGCGCGCAACCCGGTCTACCTGATAGGCTACGGGTCAGCCACGACGCATGAGTACCTGGGCGATCGCATGAACATGCGGTCGTGCAAATTCCCCGAGCTTGGCGCGATGCCCAACCTGATCTACACCGCGACGGCGGCGGCGGCGAGCCAGGCCTACGCCATGTCGGGGCTGTCGCCGGCTGACATCGACATGGCGCAGGTCTCGGTGAACTTCGCGCACATGGGACCGATCGTCATGGAAGACCTGGGCTTCGCGAAGAAGGGCCGCGGTATCGACCTGTACCGCGAAGGACGCACCGGGGTGGACGGCGACCTGCCCACCGACACCAACGGCGGCTGGCTGTCGTTCGGCCAGCCGGGCATCTCCTGCAATATGGACAGCATGGTCGAGGCCGTGCGCCAGTTGCGCGGGGAAGCGCTCGGGCTGGCGCCGGCGCGCCGGCCGAAGACAGTGCTGGTGCAGGGTGCCGGGGGCATGCTGGCCGCCGGCAGCGTGCTGCTGCTGTCTTCCTCCACCTGA